The following coding sequences are from one Ornithodoros turicata isolate Travis chromosome 1, ASM3712646v1, whole genome shotgun sequence window:
- the LOC135377280 gene encoding uncharacterized protein LOC135377280: MSPFAVAKALESVVGKNYSAKKLSSGDIQVQVENRKQSNALYSLTHIGETAVTVSSHCTLNIVRGVISESQLLECLDSELEEGLADEGVVSAKRIVMRRNGKEIPTKHVVLSFKLHSLPSTIKAGYLNCHVRAYIPNPRRCYKCQKFGHGSHVCRGQAVCARCACKDHSSETGSNDIRCTNCEGSHPAYSRSCPFWQEEKQVLKIKVEQNVTYRAARAQLQFQKKGTFSDVVRRGVAPLRVSVETQTSGPPHHTSQLKERVTEVLPPVATQPITQGEAAIASKEVVVSPSVWGRDCQGPVPKYKSRNGCR; the protein is encoded by the coding sequence ATGTCACCATTTGCAGTTGCTAAAGCATTGGAAAGTGTAGTTGGCAAGAACTACAGCGCCAAGAAGCTGAGCAGTGGTGACATTCAAGTCCAAGTGGAGAACCGAAAACAAAGTAATGCACTGTATTCCCTCACCCACATCGGAGAAACAGCTGTAACCGTAAGCTCTCACTGCACTTTGAACATCGTAAGAGGTGTGATATCTGAGAGCCAACTACTTGAATGCTTGGACTCCGAACTTGAGGAAGGGCTGGCTGACGAGGGTGTAGTCTCGGCAAAACGAATCGTGATGCGCAGAAATGGGAAAGAGATTCCCACGAAACATGTAGTCCTGTCTTTCAAGCTCCACAGTCTTCCATCAACAATCAAAGCTGGCTATCTAAACTGTCATGTGAGGGCATATATCCCCAATCCGAGACGCTGCTACAAGTGTCAGAAGTTTGGCCACGGTTCGCATGTGTGTCGTGGACAGGCTGTCTGTGCAAGGTGTGCTTGCAAAGACCACTCATCAGAGACAGGCTCAAATGATATCCGTTGCACCAACTGTGAAGGTAGCCACCCCGCGTACTCCAGATCCTGTCCTTTCTGGCAGGAGGAGAAACAGGTACTCAAAATAAAGGTTGAGCAAAACGTCACGTACCGAGCAGCGAGAGCCCAGTTACagttccagaagaaaggaactttctctgatgtggtgcgcaggggagtggcaccactcagagtttcagtggagacccagacctctgggCCTCCACACCACACTTCCCAACTCAAAGAGAGGGTCACAGAGGTGCTCCCTCCAGTGGCCACACAGCCAATCACCCAGGGAGAGGCCGCCATAGCCTCAAAGGAGGTTGTTGTATCTCCCTCCGTTTGGGGACGGGATTGCCAAGGGCCCGTCCCAAAGTACAAGTCAAGAAATGGATGTCGATGA